Proteins found in one Vagococcus carniphilus genomic segment:
- a CDS encoding FAD-dependent oxidoreductase, translating to MKTVIIGASFAGVHCALRAKQLRPYEEVVIIEKEETLGYIPSGLILLLNQHIKRLDEATFISKDALEKKGIHLILGTSATKFNFSEQYIETTKDRVYYDKLVLAMGSSQISQKLVSNHPGFLTYKKKKDSELALEKIELSKEIAVIGAGQTGMELASALVNKGKEVTLIESMSYPLYKSFDEDVIGPLISEMSQESKLTTYFSQTVKEIKGDNLESELTIVTQQNTISCEAAFLSTNVRPDLSLFEEQLDYHTDQTLKIDAYFETSQPNVFAIGDLVQVPSMLLNQSMYSPLINNAIRSGQICAENLEEKKVAYQGSIRVIGTYVFGQYLASCGLTEADFFLYEEPIETLILDIPLSTIEQDKKIKIKFTYNKNTKILLGVQMISRENILEKINRYTLAIESKMTIDELAKKDHFYHPLYANPVSDII from the coding sequence ATGAAAACTGTTATAATTGGTGCTTCTTTTGCGGGAGTCCATTGTGCTTTACGAGCAAAACAGCTTCGACCATATGAGGAAGTTGTAATAATAGAAAAAGAAGAAACGTTAGGATATATACCAAGTGGCTTAATATTATTGTTAAATCAACATATTAAAAGGTTGGATGAAGCGACATTTATATCGAAAGATGCCTTAGAAAAAAAAGGAATTCATTTGATATTAGGTACAAGTGCGACTAAATTTAATTTTTCAGAGCAATACATTGAAACGACTAAGGATAGAGTTTATTACGATAAGTTAGTTTTAGCTATGGGCTCTTCTCAGATATCTCAAAAGTTAGTAAGTAATCATCCCGGATTTTTAACTTATAAAAAGAAAAAGGATTCGGAACTAGCCTTAGAAAAGATAGAATTAAGTAAAGAAATAGCTGTAATTGGTGCAGGACAAACAGGAATGGAGCTGGCTAGTGCTCTTGTGAATAAAGGTAAAGAAGTGACTTTAATTGAAAGTATGAGCTATCCTTTATACAAATCATTTGATGAAGATGTAATTGGTCCATTAATAAGTGAAATGAGTCAAGAAAGTAAACTTACTACTTATTTTTCGCAAACAGTCAAAGAAATAAAAGGAGATAATTTAGAGAGTGAATTAACAATTGTGACCCAACAAAATACTATTTCTTGTGAAGCAGCTTTTTTATCTACGAATGTGAGACCAGACTTGTCACTATTTGAGGAACAATTAGACTACCATACGGACCAAACTTTAAAAATAGATGCTTATTTTGAAACATCTCAACCCAATGTTTTTGCGATAGGAGATTTAGTGCAAGTTCCTTCCATGTTATTAAATCAATCTATGTACTCGCCATTAATTAATAATGCTATTAGGTCAGGTCAAATATGTGCTGAAAATCTAGAGGAAAAAAAAGTAGCTTATCAAGGATCAATTCGTGTTATAGGAACCTATGTTTTTGGTCAGTATTTAGCAAGTTGTGGTTTAACCGAAGCAGATTTTTTCCTCTACGAAGAGCCTATCGAGACATTAATACTCGATATACCATTATCTACCATTGAACAGGATAAAAAAATAAAAATTAAGTTCACGTATAATAAAAACACAAAGATTTTATTAGGTGTTCAAATGATTTCAAGAGAAAATATACTAGAGAAAATTAATCGTTATACATTAGCGATTGAGTCTAAAATGACTATAGATGAATTAGCTAAAAAAGATCATTTTTATCATCCGTTGTATGCTAACCCTGTTTCAGATATTATTTAA